In Anomaloglossus baeobatrachus isolate aAnoBae1 chromosome 2, aAnoBae1.hap1, whole genome shotgun sequence, the DNA window gttaaaaaaacgttcatgacggatgttaaaaaaacgtagtgtgaaagcagccttagtctcaTTTGTTTTGATAGCCTTCACTTGCCAGATGTAGGGATCAGTATTCCCTATACAGCATTTCCACGATTGCACAGAAAAAAAAGCAGCCGGTTTTGGGCAGGAAAAAACCAcatgcatttttattgcgtttgcacgtttctgccccccccccccttttttttttttttttttttttaagtcatggcTTTGGCGGTTCAGGCACTCTACCCTCACGATCACCGCCAAGTCTTCGACTaatgttacagccgggacccggctctcactgccctgAGTGGTGCCCGCGCTGCTCCCAGCAGTTAAACTCTTTGAATGCAGCATTCAGAAGACAGGGAGAGGAGTCGCTTACCCCTTCCCAGCGATTGGGTCCCtgcaatgcaatcacagggacctaaTCACTGCCAGTGCAACCCAGGGTCGTTACCATGATggccctgggttactgagctactgaGGTGAAGTGCTGCGCTATAAACCACTGTAGTGATATAAGCTCTGAAGGGGATTATAGAaacgatggaaaaaaaaaaaatacaaacaattgacatgctgtggcttttTTCAGCATCAAAATCTGcaaaaggaaaaaagaagcagcgtgtgcatagcaagtcacaattctcagactttgctgggatgctttcttcttgcttttattgattaaaagtaGCAAGGAAAAAaagctagaaaaaaaacaaaaaacaagacacCAAGTGTGCACATAGCCGTAGAGTTTTTGGAATAGACAAGCTGTTGCGTTGCGTCTGTATTTCCGCTTCTGTGTGCGCCCCATTTGAGTAACCCTACCATCTGTTCGGTATACCTTGTTCTGCAGACagacacaggattttttttttccaggggACACATCCTCTACAACCTAAATCCATTTTCTCTGGGAAGCTATCCAGAGGGGCCTGGGTCATATCTAAATTAGGACAAACTTCCACAATTTTTAGAGATTACACTTCAGTCTTTTTGCAATCAAGCATTCTCTCTCATTCACCTAGTGTCACTTTTAAATTCTGTCACGGAGGCAAAGACTACATTTCCAGCTCCTTTCATACATGCTAGGGAAACAAATTTGAAGCAATCTTTTTTTCTTAGACCTAGTTGAGGGCTTTTACTATTACAGGAAACTGCAGATTTAAGTAAACTACTATTATGAGGTACAGAACATCTGCATTGAATCTACCTACATTGCCTGTAGAGGTGCTGGCGTTGTGGGGAGGAAGTGGGCACACACCTACACATATGATGGTCATGTAATATCATTGCTGAGCCAGCTCTTtagatctcagaggagatctcattaatATGTataaaatacatgtgtggtcaatataaaggactggcacatgacttatttcttccaaagacaatactaaggaccagggggcatttcactgcgagtggaagaaaagcgattccagcagctaaataggaaagggttctttacagttagagcagtcagactgtggaatatcctaccacaagaggtagtaatggcagatactataacagcttttaaaaaaggactggatgatttcctcagtacacaacattgttggttataaatgacaaaatgtagaattggtggagggaaggttgaactagatggccctaggtcttttttcaacctatgtaactatgtacaatCAGGACTCATTAACATGCTGCCAGGTTTTATCTCCTTTGAAAAAGAAGAGGCATCGAATGCTTATTTTTCCAAGTTGCTGGGAAATACACTAGAAATCTAGGCACGCCCCATTGCTGAAAGCGTGGATGTCAGAGCTTCCCAGCAGTCAGCAGATGGAAGAGCTATTGGCATGGTACACTGGCTGGAGGAATTTTTTACGCCTATAAGTTTTCGGCTACCACATTTTTTCTTACAGAAATCTTCCTTTGTTTCCTTCCCTTTGAGGGTTACCATTACTACATTGTGTTTAGTACTGGGACACATTCAAGAAATCTTATGTCCACtctcttttaggctactttcacacatccggtttgagcactgcggctcaatccggctgtgaaacctatgtaacggatgcggcgaaaacaccgcatcctttgcataagtttttacatgcggccggtgcgtttttttccggttgcggcacgctactgagcatgcgcagtggaagaaaccgcatgcggcggccggatgcgtttttttccgcatcgcgccgcatccggtgtccataggcatgcattgaaaatgcgccgcagcggccggatgcggcgcgatgcggttttttttgccggacaaaaaaacgttgcaagacacgttgcctccggccgccgctttgatacattttgccgcatccggaaaaaaacggatgcaacgcaaagccatcaggtacaatccggtaacaatgcaaatctatggggataaaacggatgcggtaccggatccgttttacccgttttttttcggattgtacctgatgggaaaaaactgatgtgtgaaagtagcctaaaactgCCAATGTAGTGTACTTGGTGACTACTACTTTGTGTTATGTGGAAGGTATGTTTTGCTATTAGGAATGAACCTCCCATTATTTAAAGTTCTGTGATGTTTCATTAAACCTTATTGAACTATAAAAAGCATACTTTATCTACTGCAGAATGTATTCCCCACAAATGTAAAACATTTCAGCAGTGTAACGCTGCACCAACTTTTCTGTGCACTATAGGAAACTAATACACAAATGAAGGGTTGTAGGCCTAGCTTCTCTAAAACCAAAATGATTCCCCACTAACTGCAAGAATTCTGAGATGAGCCGCAATAGGAGATTGTCACAAGTAACTGCAGCAACTGTTCCCATAGCGGGGACTTAAAGCAAATCTGTCTCcatatttttgctacctcatctgagagcagcataatgtagagacagagaccctgatttcagcaatgtgtcacttgctcAGCTGTCATttagataaaatcaatgtttttctgctgcagatctagcagttacacagagctcatggaTATTCTGGACTATCAGGcaacatgccaagtagtcctctaatgataataaactgctgattaaacagtgattttagcaaaactacactaagcttGATTTCTGAAGATATGCCTATGCCTCTTCGTGAAGTGTGTGTGTCTGACCTGGGCGTGTGCCATTCCAGAAACCTCACTTCCATCAGTGCTAGAGTAGGGAATGATACAGCTTCTGTATTTCATCTGTGCTGCTTATTTTGTAAGAGCTGAGACAAGCTGGTGTGAAAACGCCTACGGTCACAAAATGTAGGTGCAACTCAAGTCTTACGCCTAAAATTTGGAACCTTTATCCTTTTGCACCAGAATCTAGGaatgaaagctttgatgaatcgggcccTAAATGTTATCAATGAATCTTGAAAAATCTCTGAATTTGTTTTTAAAGTTTTAAACACACTAACTTACATCATCTGCACCATCTACTTCTGGTAAGTCTACATCTTCATCTCCTCCCATATTGTTCATCATCTGTAAAATGTAACAGTTATAAAGGGGAAACCATAGATTAACACTGCTCTGCATGAAAATCCCCAAAAGAAAAACTAGAACTGTCTCTAACCTCTGAAAAGCGGTCGAAGTTGGACATGTCTTCATCTGAGTCATCTTCCCAATCTTTCCAGTTGTTGAAGTCCACACTAAGCCAATTGAGCTGTAAATAAAAGGAACAATGTGATATAATGCTGCAGCAACTGGTCTTACTACATGCTGATACACAAAAAAAAATAGGCACAGTTTAGCAGATTAtggtcaagaaaaaaaaaacagcgctaCCTTTGCCTTATCTTTTGTCAGTCTTGGCCACGACTGGCCAGATTCTGCTTTTCGTAAACAGCAGAGGACAGATCTGTCTGTTCTTTTATGTTTAGACTCCTATGAAGAGAAAAGAAAACCGTGAGCTCAACAAAAAACTTTCACTTCTAATGTTAATAAGTAGAAGAATTGATATACTAGAGTTAGGTATTCTACACAATGGTTCATGGACTGATTTTCCAGCCATAATACAAGCACATCGTCCAGCCATGTATTAACCAAACACTGTAGTTATTAAAgaggggtttgttttttttcctgcatcCAATTGTGTGCAGTCAAATACTTACTGATCACAGTCTCCTGCCGTTTCCAGTGCTGTTCAGGTGCCTCTCTGCCATCCTGTGACGGCAGACAGTCACTTCCTCTCTtagtacaagtctatgggaacctcATTCTGAGTCTCTGATTTATATTGCGAAAGTGACTTTAGTGGTACAGAGCCATTGGGAGTAAGCAGCAGCCTACTCACAACTGTGGTCATGTGATCCAGGAAAGGACTGGTGCAGCAGTGCAAATGCAACCTgtaagtattttaatgcacacacTAAACATACAGTAATGATGGCAaacagtgaaattacaaaaaataaaCAAGCCCCAGAATAGTACATTAATATCTACATCCAGTTACTAAATCTGCCGTTTTTGCcaagtgaataaataaaaaaaataataaatgaactCACATTGGGATCAATAGACTGATACAGGTCGACTTCATTGAAGTGTTTAATGTTATCGGGTCCTCCCAGACAACTGCAAAATGATGGGGAGACAAAGTGAATACAAGCGCAGGACAGCTAAAAGTATTTCCTGCAATCAAGAAATGAATACAATTATGTCAAAGGCAAGAaatacaaaaaaagagaattttgttacttaccgtaaattctttttcttatagttccgtattgggagacccagcccatgggtgtttagcttctgcctccggaggacacacaaagtactacacttaaaagtgtagctcctccctctgagcttatacaccccctggtagccagtcctagccagtttagtgcaaaagctgaaagagaatagccacccacaagtagaaccgagtaagaaccggaacaaccggagactctgtccacgacaacagccggtgataacacacggaacaagaaaattgccaacaggcaacagggagggagccaagtcccccaatacggaactataagaaaaagaatttacggtaagtaacaaaattctctttttctttatcgttcctttgggagacccagaccatgggacgttccaaagctgtccctgggtgggaataaacagaaaaaactaagtaggcggagcctaacttcacaagtgggcgacagccgcctgaaggatgcgtctgcccaagctcgcatctgccgaagcatgagcatgcacttagtagtgcttcgaaaaggtatgcaggctagtccaagtggcagcctgacagacttgttgagccgtagcctggtgcctaaaagcccaagaggcaccgacagctctggtcgagtgtgctttgatccccggcgggggaggcacctgagtactctggtaggcgtccgaaatggtcgatctaatccaacgggccaaggtcggcttagaagcagagagacccttgcgccgccctgtggttagcacaaaaagagaggtgcaccgcctaagcgcagcggtgcgagacacatagatccggagaccgcgcaccagatctagagtatgcagcgctttctcaaagcgatgaacaggggccggacagaaggaaggcaaggaaatatcctggttaaggtggaagggagagaccaccttaggaagaaagtccggagtcagacggagaactaccttgtcttggtgaaaaaccaaaaaaggtgactcagaggagagcgcagccaaatcagagactctcctgagagaagttatggcaactagaaaggccaccttttgagaaagatgatacaaagaaacctccctaaggggctcgaaagggggtttctgcaataccgtgaggaccaagttaaggtcccagggatccaagggccgccgataaggcggaatgatgtgagacgcaccttgcatgaaggtgcggatctgagccagccgggcgagacgccgctggaacagcactgatagagctgagacttgtcccttgagagagttgagggacagtcctatctgcagaccggactgtaaaaaagacagaagggtcggcaacgagaacggccaaggagaatagccggaagagcgacaccaggacaggaaaattttccaagtcctgtgatagatcttgacggaggaagacttacgggcccgagtcatagtggagatgacttcaggaggaataccagaagccgtcaaaatccaggactcaagagccacgctgtcaatttgagtgccgcagaattcgggcggaaaaacggaccttgcgagagcaggtctggacggtccggaagatgccacggcatctccacggacagttggagcaggtccggataccaagctcgcctgggccagtccggtgcaatgaggatgactcgacggccctccattctgatcttgcgcaggactctgggcaagagagctagaggggaaaacacgtaggacagacgaaactgggaccagtcttgaaccagagcgtccgcggcgaaggcctgaggatcgtgggagcaagccacgtaaaccggaaccttgttgttgtgacgggatgccattaggtccacgtccggagtgccccacttgcggcagattgactgaaacactgccgggtgcagagaccactcaCCACcggccacggattgacggctgagataatctgcctcccagttttctacgccagggatgtggactgcggatatggtggacttggagtcctccgcccattgaagaatgcgttggacctccaacattgccaggcggctgcgtgtcccgccttggtgattgatgtaggcaaccgctgtcgcgttgtctgactggactcgaatgtgcctgctcaccaacaggtggtgaaaggctaggagagctagaagcacagctctgctttccagcacattgattgaaagggctgactcggacggagtccaagtgccctgtgctctgtggtggagatgtaccgctccctagccggataggctggcatccgtggtgagaatcacccaggacggagtcaggaaggagcgcccttgggacagggagaggggtcgaagccatcactgaagagagctcctggtccgtggcgacagagccactaacctctgtaaggaggaaggccgcttgtcccaacagcggagaatgtccagctgcagaggacgcagatggaactgggcaaagggaaccgcctgcatggaggccaccatttgacccagcacctgcatcagacgcctgagggtataacggcggggcctcaggagagagcgcaccgccaaccggagtgacaactgtttgtctaagggcaacttcacaagtgccggcaaagtctcgaactgcatccctaggtacgtgagactctgggtcggagtcagagtggatttgggaagattgacaatccacccgaattgggctagggtggcgagagtgagcgaaacactccgctgacagtctgcgctggatggacccttgaccagaaggtcgtccagataaggaagcactgctaaccccttgaagtgcaggaccgcaatcactgccgccatgaccttggtgaatacccgaagggccgtggctaacccgaaggtgagagccacgaattggaaatgatcctctcctatcgcaaaacgtaaccaacgctgatgtgacactgcgattggcacatgtagataggcatctctgatgtcgatggacgccaggaactccccttgggtcatagaggcaatgactgatcgcagagactccatgcgaaaatgccgcacccggacatgcttgttgagaagcttgagatccaggatgggccggaaggtaccgtccttttttggaactaggaagagatttgagtaaaaacctctgaaccgttcctgagcgggaactgggacaatcactccgtttgcctgcaaggacgccacggtctgcgagaaggcggcggccttggagcaggggggagttgagagaaaaaaaatctgtttggagggctggaagagaattctatcctgtagccgtgagatatgatgtctctcacccactgatcggagacttgctttaaccaagcgtcgccaaagtgggagagcctgccaccgactaaggacgtggctggagcgggccgagagtcatgaggaagctgccttagtggcagaacctcctgcggtcttctgcggacgcgcttttgggcgccagttggatttctgatccttggccgagttagcggacgaggcggaaggcttagagaatgaccagttggaggaacgaaaggaacgaaacctcgattgattcctaccctgggcgggtttcctggtcttggtttgtggcatggaagtactcttcccgccagtagcttctttaatgatttcatccagctgttcaacaaacagccgtgaaccagcaaaagggagcccagcaagaaacttcttggaagaagcatctgccttccactctcgaagccacaaaatcctgcggataacaagagaattagctgaagccaccgcagtgcggtgagcagcctctagcatggcagacatggcataggatgaaaaagctgaagcctgagcagttaaggtaaccatctcaggcatagattccttggtgagggaatgcatctcctctagagaagcagagatggctttgagagcccacactgctgcaaaagtcggggaaaacgcggcccccgcagcttcatacacagatttggccagaaggtcaatctgacggtcagtggaatccttaagtgaggtgcagtcagccaccgacacaacggtccgggctgatagcctagacaccggagggtctacctttggggagtgagaccactccttgaccacctcaggtggaaatggaaaccagtcatcagaaccacgctttggaaagcgtttgtcagggcaggccctgggtttggtcacggcggtctgaaaactggagtggttaaagaacacactcttcactctcttaggcgaggtaaactgatgtttgtctgccaaagagagttgctcctctgacactggcggattgagatccagcacagaattaaaagaagcaatcaaatcactaagatctgagtcaccctcagagaaatcgatgggatacatagcctccgagcccccagtgagggcatcctcctcatcttgagagtcagctcttgagacagagccgtgggatggggagggggaggaaaccctgcgccttctcttagaaggacggggtctgggatcagatgatgaatcctccgtgagctccgatggacagaggtcagaggataggagtcctctgtcaagggtattagaggcaccctgtgaggggggctgatgcatattcatcaaagtcctggacaaaagccccatggactcagcaaatgactgtgatatggacctagaaaaagactctacccaggccgggggttcaatcacaggtgcagcagcagcctgagagac includes these proteins:
- the PTGES3 gene encoding prostaglandin E synthase 3 → MQPASAKWYDRRDYVFIEFCVEDSKEVKVDFQKDKLGFSCLGGPDNIKHFNEVDLYQSIDPNESKHKRTDRSVLCCLRKAESGQSWPRLTKDKAKLNWLSVDFNNWKDWEDDSDEDMSNFDRFSEMMNNMGGDEDVDLPEVDGADDDSPDSDDEKMPDLE